One Leptotrichia hongkongensis genomic window carries:
- a CDS encoding tetratricopeptide repeat protein, whose translation MEKLRRIMMGILILSFATIVKANYYIAEKIGTNNGGDATTIEEERTPVVPPTTEADDNTKKALEQGNEKDKPKEEKNTVDTGTMPATQTEDISTEAKYNSYANYENATLAKKSSSATFRMAQLYFRDGLYEKAVNLALKDEAPDIPVMYVIAIGSRLMGDNDKSIDYYTRILSQDENQAEAKLGIGIAYKSKGDFSKALGYLKDYNSKHSDDEVKKEIAVLNEILAGSR comes from the coding sequence ATGGAGAAACTAAGACGAATAATGATGGGAATATTAATCCTTTCTTTTGCAACTATAGTAAAGGCAAACTACTATATTGCAGAAAAAATAGGAACCAATAATGGTGGAGATGCAACAACTATTGAAGAAGAAAGAACGCCAGTAGTTCCACCAACAACCGAAGCTGATGACAATACAAAAAAAGCACTTGAACAAGGAAATGAAAAAGACAAGCCTAAAGAGGAAAAAAATACAGTTGACACAGGAACTATGCCCGCAACACAGACTGAAGACATATCAACTGAGGCAAAATACAATTCCTATGCAAATTATGAAAATGCTACACTTGCTAAAAAAAGTTCATCAGCTACATTCAGAATGGCACAGCTTTACTTTCGTGACGGACTTTACGAAAAAGCAGTAAATTTGGCATTAAAGGATGAAGCACCTGATATTCCTGTAATGTATGTAATTGCTATTGGTTCACGACTAATGGGAGATAATGACAAGTCAATTGATTACTATACTAGAATATTATCGCAGGATGAAAATCAGGCGGAAGCAAAATTGGGAATAGGCATTGCCTATAAATCAAAAGGGGATTTTTCAAAAGCGTTAGGATATTTGAAAGACTATAATTCAAAACATTCTGATGATGAAGTAAAAAAAGAAATCGCAGTATTAAATGAAATATTAGCCGGTTCAAGATAA
- the dprA gene encoding DNA-processing protein DprA translates to MEWLRLKEYGMKNAHIKKLMLIFQDFEELFYEENFKLFNDELKNQLEEAMKIDLKARLELYERNRVRIISANDKEYPKKLKEIKDFPVFLYLKGKKLKDYDKIKMDKDKISVDNRRNIAVVGTRRATKFGKTACEKIVNELVNYDVTLISGLADGIDTIALKTALDKEIEVVAVVGTGLDVVYPYENRNLWERISETGTIISEYPLGTQPTRWTFPRRNRIIAGMSDGVLVAESFKKGGALITAELGFSMNREIFAVPGFINYPSFEGCNNLIKNNKAKLVTSADDIAEEFLWDIRKEKSKLQKLTEEEQIVFETIMEEVSFEQILQSVKEKIEKNKLFSIIMSLKIRGLITETNGAKYIRIV, encoded by the coding sequence GTGGAATGGCTTAGATTAAAGGAATATGGGATGAAAAATGCTCATATAAAAAAACTTATGTTAATTTTTCAAGATTTTGAAGAATTATTTTATGAAGAAAATTTTAAATTGTTTAACGATGAGCTGAAAAATCAATTGGAAGAAGCAATGAAAATTGATTTGAAGGCAAGACTGGAACTTTACGAACGAAACAGAGTAAGAATAATAAGTGCAAATGATAAGGAATATCCGAAAAAACTAAAGGAAATAAAAGATTTTCCAGTTTTTTTATATTTGAAAGGAAAAAAATTAAAAGATTACGACAAAATAAAAATGGATAAAGATAAAATTTCAGTAGACAATAGACGAAATATCGCAGTTGTAGGCACGAGAAGAGCAACAAAATTTGGAAAAACTGCCTGCGAGAAAATAGTAAATGAGCTAGTAAACTATGATGTAACTCTAATCAGCGGACTGGCAGACGGAATTGACACAATCGCCTTAAAAACTGCACTTGATAAGGAAATTGAAGTTGTCGCAGTAGTAGGAACAGGACTGGATGTTGTATATCCTTATGAAAATCGTAATCTATGGGAAAGAATATCAGAAACAGGTACAATCATAAGCGAATATCCGCTAGGAACACAGCCTACAAGGTGGACTTTTCCTAGAAGAAACCGAATTATAGCAGGAATGTCAGATGGAGTCCTAGTAGCCGAAAGTTTCAAAAAAGGTGGTGCATTAATTACAGCAGAATTAGGATTTAGTATGAATCGTGAAATTTTTGCTGTACCAGGATTCATTAACTATCCTTCATTTGAAGGTTGTAATAATCTAATAAAAAACAACAAAGCAAAATTAGTAACAAGTGCAGATGACATTGCTGAAGAATTCCTATGGGATATTCGTAAAGAAAAAAGTAAATTACAAAAATTAACAGAAGAAGAACAAATTGTATTCGAAACAATAATGGAAGAAGTAAGTTTTGAGCAAATACTGCAAAGCGTAAAAGAAAAAATCGAAAAAAATAAATTGTTTTCAATAATTATGAGCCTAAAAATTAGAGGATTAATTACAGAAACAAACGGGGCAAAGTACATAAGGATAGTGTAA
- the topA gene encoding type I DNA topoisomerase: protein MARKLVIVESPSKAKTIEKILGRNYEVVASYGHVIDLPKTKIGIDVENNFEPQYKVIKGKGEVLKKLKEKAKSANAVYLASDQDREGEAIAWHISNYIKQPDKVKRIEFNEITKTAVNNAIKNPRDINDNLVNAQQARRLLDRIVGYKISPLLWKIINRNASAGRVQSVALKLICDLEDEINAFVPQKYWEVSALIEKDINLNLVKIADEKVDKIFDEKVVKKLKKDLKNEALTLEKIEVKKKSQRPPLVFKTSTLQQLASSYLGYGASKTMRIAQQLYEGLAINGENKGLITYMRTDSTRISVDALNMAKDYITKNYGEKYVGKYIVKNSKSNVQDAHEGIRPSDINLVPDNIKAYLTNDQYRLYKLIWDRFLVSQFAAMQYEQMQINAVNGDYNFRGTINKVTFDGYYKIFKDEDEIKTGDFPELKEGSIHPIDKLNVEEGITKPPTRFSEATLVKKLESEGIGRPSTYASIVETLKSREYVELIEKRFHPTYLGYEVKDELVKNFKDVMNVKFTANMEKELDKVEEGRVEWIQLLRTFYDSLEKDIDKFEKEIDKIKNRRIVSDVLDSEGNPMILKTGLYGKYLISETNENEKISLKGIAISPEALKKGEVFVKEEVEKLQNNKKGILTDYFDEDGNRYVLKVGRFGEYLESENYEKDEKRMSLPAELKQKYKKGAVIELDGVLQINDEMKRLQEIDRKIIEEAGTCEFCGKPYEIKTGRFGKFLACTGYPECKTIKNIKTGKVTRVTEKAEKAKKTTKKATKKTTKKTTAKAKSTSTKAKKTAATRKSTAKKSK from the coding sequence TTGGCTAGAAAGTTAGTTATTGTTGAGTCACCGTCGAAGGCAAAAACTATCGAAAAGATACTTGGTAGGAATTATGAAGTTGTTGCATCTTACGGACATGTGATTGATTTACCAAAAACGAAAATTGGAATAGATGTGGAAAATAATTTTGAGCCTCAATATAAGGTTATAAAAGGGAAAGGTGAGGTTTTAAAGAAATTAAAGGAAAAAGCGAAAAGTGCAAACGCTGTTTACCTGGCATCAGATCAGGATAGGGAAGGGGAAGCGATTGCTTGGCATATTTCTAATTATATTAAGCAGCCTGACAAGGTAAAAAGGATAGAATTTAACGAGATAACAAAGACGGCTGTAAATAATGCGATTAAAAATCCAAGAGATATTAATGATAACCTTGTGAATGCACAGCAGGCTAGAAGACTATTGGATAGAATTGTGGGATATAAGATAAGTCCGCTTTTATGGAAAATAATTAATCGTAACGCCAGTGCTGGTCGTGTACAGTCAGTTGCATTAAAGCTGATTTGTGACCTGGAAGATGAGATAAATGCGTTTGTACCCCAAAAATATTGGGAAGTAAGTGCATTAATTGAAAAAGATATTAATCTTAATTTAGTAAAAATTGCAGATGAAAAAGTGGATAAAATCTTTGATGAAAAAGTTGTAAAAAAACTGAAAAAAGATTTGAAAAATGAAGCATTGACGCTTGAAAAAATAGAAGTTAAGAAAAAATCACAAAGACCGCCACTTGTATTTAAGACAAGTACACTGCAGCAGCTTGCTTCATCATATCTTGGTTACGGTGCAAGCAAAACGATGAGAATTGCACAGCAGCTTTATGAAGGACTTGCAATTAATGGCGAAAATAAAGGGCTAATAACATATATGAGAACAGATTCTACAAGAATTTCTGTTGATGCCCTAAATATGGCAAAAGATTATATTACAAAAAATTATGGTGAAAAATACGTTGGAAAATATATTGTAAAAAATTCAAAATCAAATGTTCAGGATGCCCACGAGGGAATCCGTCCATCTGATATTAACTTAGTCCCAGATAATATAAAAGCTTATTTGACTAATGATCAGTACAGATTGTATAAATTGATTTGGGATAGATTTCTAGTTTCACAGTTTGCAGCTATGCAGTATGAGCAGATGCAAATTAACGCTGTGAATGGAGATTACAATTTTCGTGGGACTATTAATAAAGTAACTTTTGATGGATATTACAAGATTTTTAAAGACGAGGATGAAATTAAGACTGGAGATTTTCCAGAATTAAAGGAAGGCAGTATTCATCCAATAGACAAATTAAATGTGGAAGAAGGAATAACAAAGCCTCCAACAAGATTTTCCGAAGCGACGCTTGTAAAAAAACTGGAATCAGAGGGAATTGGACGTCCATCAACTTATGCTTCAATTGTCGAAACGCTTAAATCAAGGGAATATGTTGAACTTATTGAAAAGCGTTTTCATCCAACATATTTGGGATACGAGGTAAAGGATGAACTTGTCAAGAACTTTAAGGATGTTATGAATGTGAAATTTACGGCGAATATGGAAAAGGAACTGGATAAGGTTGAAGAAGGGAGAGTTGAATGGATACAACTTTTGAGAACTTTTTATGATTCGCTTGAAAAGGATATTGACAAGTTTGAGAAAGAAATTGATAAAATAAAAAATCGTAGAATTGTATCGGATGTGCTGGATTCAGAGGGAAATCCAATGATTTTAAAAACGGGGCTTTATGGAAAATATTTGATTAGTGAAACAAATGAAAATGAAAAAATTTCGTTAAAAGGAATTGCAATATCGCCAGAAGCTCTTAAAAAAGGAGAAGTTTTTGTAAAAGAGGAAGTAGAGAAACTTCAAAACAATAAAAAAGGAATTTTGACTGATTATTTTGATGAAGATGGAAACAGATATGTGCTTAAAGTTGGACGTTTTGGAGAATATCTTGAAAGTGAAAATTATGAAAAAGATGAAAAAAGAATGTCGTTGCCAGCTGAATTGAAGCAAAAATATAAAAAAGGTGCTGTAATAGAGCTGGATGGAGTATTGCAAATAAACGATGAAATGAAACGGTTGCAGGAAATTGACAGAAAAATAATAGAAGAAGCAGGAACATGTGAATTTTGCGGAAAACCGTATGAAATAAAAACTGGAAGATTTGGAAAATTTTTGGCTTGCACAGGATACCCGGAATGTAAGACTATAAAAAATATAAAAACTGGGAAAGTTACAAGAGTGACTGAAAAAGCAGAAAAAGCCAAGAAAACTACAAAAAAGGCAACTAAAAAAACAACTAAAAAAACAACAGCTAAAGCAAAATCTACATCTACAAAGGCTAAAAAGACAGCAGCAACTAGAAAATCTACAGCAAAAAAGTCTAAATAG
- a CDS encoding tyrosine-type recombinase/integrase, giving the protein MNNSDKGIEKEKVTENKDNIKNENLVMYVDKFLYYEEVILGKSFNTIRSYRRDLLQFMEYLDEYEEIHNFEEIEMMTFRSFIAYLNSPQKLAKEEEKEKKHSQKNTANTEIDDTESEIDKIKSIEDMEELNTKMSVKPVSKRTINRKISALRTFFKYLQEIKVIETNKAAYINVPKFEKELPNVLNRDDLNRLRNVINTEKITGIRDRLIIELLYSSGLRSIELINLSEFMIDIEEREIRVIGKGDKERITFFSENAKKWLIKYIEEKKKQYENYTREVLIVNSKGKKLTTRSLRRLISAHAHEAGIQKEITPHVFRHSFATELLNNGVDIRYLQELLGHSSIATTQVYTHVSKAFLRDIYMSTHPLAKE; this is encoded by the coding sequence ATGAATAATAGTGACAAAGGTATTGAGAAAGAAAAGGTAACTGAAAATAAGGACAATATAAAAAATGAAAATCTTGTGATGTATGTAGACAAATTTTTGTATTATGAAGAGGTTATTCTTGGAAAGAGTTTTAATACGATTAGAAGTTATCGGCGGGATTTACTGCAGTTTATGGAATATCTGGATGAATATGAGGAAATTCATAATTTTGAAGAAATTGAAATGATGACATTCAGATCCTTTATTGCATATTTAAATTCTCCTCAGAAGCTGGCTAAAGAGGAAGAGAAGGAAAAAAAGCATTCTCAGAAAAATACTGCAAATACAGAAATTGATGATACAGAATCAGAGATTGATAAGATAAAAAGTATTGAAGATATGGAAGAATTAAATACAAAAATGAGTGTCAAGCCAGTGTCTAAAAGAACTATAAATAGGAAGATTTCAGCACTTAGGACATTTTTTAAATATCTTCAGGAAATAAAAGTGATTGAAACGAATAAGGCGGCTTATATTAATGTTCCAAAATTCGAGAAGGAATTGCCAAATGTATTGAATAGAGATGACTTAAACAGGTTGAGAAATGTTATAAATACCGAAAAAATTACTGGGATTCGGGATAGATTAATTATTGAACTTCTTTATTCTAGCGGGCTTCGTTCGATAGAACTTATTAATTTGAGTGAATTTATGATTGATATTGAAGAGCGGGAAATTAGGGTTATTGGAAAAGGGGATAAGGAACGGATAACTTTTTTTAGTGAAAATGCTAAGAAATGGCTGATAAAGTATATTGAGGAAAAGAAAAAGCAATATGAAAACTACACTAGGGAAGTATTGATTGTAAACAGTAAAGGGAAAAAATTGACAACACGTTCATTAAGAAGGCTTATTTCGGCACACGCACATGAAGCTGGGATACAGAAGGAAATAACACCGCATGTATTTAGGCATTCATTTGCAACAGAACTTTTAAATAACGGAGTGGATATCCGATATTTACAGGAATTGCTTGGGCATAGTAGTATTGCTACAACACAGGTTTACACACACGTGAGCAAGGCTTTCTTGCGAGATATTTATATGAGTACTCATCCATTAGCTAAGGAATAA
- the yqeH gene encoding ribosome biogenesis GTPase YqeH, with the protein MIKKKCSGCGIELQFEDKNKEGYVPEEKFITEDNLLCQRCFKIKNYGENLVNNFSREDYLKEVNECVKKSDIILPIFDIIDFEGSFTEEILDYLRDYRSIILINKIDLLPDFIHPTEISNWVKDRLAEEDIVPDDIAFISAKNKYGVNGIIRKIKNIFHNKKVKATVLGVSNVGKSSVINLLLGNNKITTSKYSGTTLKSINNKIPNSEITIIDTPGLIPDGRISDLISVENGLKLVPAGEISRKTFKLEENQVFMFDVFCRFKILGNELLESGSKPIFSAYASKSVKFHVAREERVQDLLNGNYFEILQGSEKEKYFQNEFVTHEVEIEQNEELVIAGLGWINVKRGPLKVQLEVPKNVKVIVRPSIFKNRK; encoded by the coding sequence TTGATTAAAAAAAAATGTAGCGGTTGCGGAATTGAACTGCAGTTTGAAGATAAAAATAAGGAAGGATATGTTCCTGAAGAGAAGTTTATAACAGAGGATAATTTACTTTGTCAGAGATGTTTTAAAATTAAAAATTATGGGGAAAACCTTGTAAATAATTTTAGTAGGGAAGATTATCTGAAAGAAGTAAATGAATGTGTAAAAAAATCTGATATAATACTTCCAATTTTTGATATTATTGACTTTGAAGGTTCATTTACTGAGGAAATCTTGGATTATCTAAGAGATTACAGATCTATAATTTTAATTAATAAAATAGATTTACTGCCTGACTTTATACATCCAACTGAAATTTCCAACTGGGTAAAGGATAGGCTTGCCGAAGAAGATATTGTACCCGATGATATCGCTTTTATCAGCGCAAAAAATAAATACGGAGTAAATGGAATAATCAGAAAAATTAAAAATATTTTTCATAACAAAAAAGTAAAGGCAACTGTACTTGGAGTTTCAAATGTTGGAAAATCATCAGTTATAAATTTACTTCTTGGGAACAATAAAATAACAACTTCTAAATATTCTGGAACTACTTTAAAATCAATTAATAATAAAATTCCAAATAGTGAAATTACGATAATTGACACACCTGGACTTATTCCAGATGGGAGAATTTCTGATTTAATCAGTGTAGAAAATGGATTAAAGTTAGTGCCAGCTGGAGAAATTTCACGAAAAACTTTTAAACTTGAAGAAAATCAAGTATTTATGTTTGATGTTTTCTGTAGATTTAAAATACTTGGAAATGAACTTCTAGAAAGTGGGAGCAAGCCTATATTTTCTGCTTATGCTTCAAAAAGCGTGAAGTTTCACGTGGCTCGTGAGGAAAGAGTGCAAGACTTGCTAAATGGAAATTACTTTGAAATTTTACAGGGAAGTGAGAAAGAAAAGTATTTTCAAAATGAATTTGTAACTCATGAAGTGGAAATTGAGCAAAACGAGGAACTGGTAATAGCAGGATTAGGCTGGATAAATGTCAAAAGAGGACCGCTAAAGGTACAGCTTGAAGTTCCAAAAAATGTGAAAGTGATTGTTAGACCGTCAATTTTTAAAAATAGAAAATAA
- a CDS encoding competence protein ComE, translating into MAFYNNNYYENNRTRANRKIILRGITFLLVVFIAIFNVVILFSRKVDKLITADIQVETVKLQNAIKKFNEVTGSNPKLAGLEDSLQNVKSSDGKYNFETFYGRDKIYEIPESIKDSRERSNRIVTKKDKKGGWVYDQLKGTISPNI; encoded by the coding sequence ATGGCTTTTTATAATAATAATTATTATGAGAATAATAGAACAAGAGCAAATAGAAAAATTATTCTTCGTGGTATAACTTTTCTTTTGGTAGTATTTATTGCGATATTTAATGTTGTGATTTTGTTTTCAAGAAAAGTAGACAAACTTATAACTGCTGATATTCAAGTGGAGACAGTAAAATTACAAAATGCAATCAAAAAGTTTAATGAAGTTACAGGATCAAATCCTAAATTAGCAGGTCTTGAGGATAGTTTACAAAATGTAAAAAGTTCAGATGGAAAATATAATTTTGAAACTTTTTATGGAAGGGATAAAATTTATGAAATTCCTGAAAGCATAAAGGATTCAAGAGAAAGAAGCAATAGAATTGTAACAAAAAAAGATAAAAAAGGTGGATGGGTTTACGATCAATTAAAAGGAACAATTTCACCAAATATTTAA
- a CDS encoding MBL fold metallo-hydrolase, with translation MKFSSLGSGSSGNSSYIEMGNKKFLIDAGFSGKKIVEKLNNIEKRIEDVMGIFVTHEHSDHIQGLGVISRKYDIPIYLHEVTYNVIKDRIGKIEKKNLNFIRDEKIVIDNCVINNFEVMHDAEKCLGYTFEYEGKKLSYASDVGCVNNIIKENLKNSDVIVLESNYDYNMLMTGPYHWELKNRVKGRNGHLSNAEASKLIGQVLCEKLKKVYLMHISKDNNTPELAYNSLYQILERENKSHLEIEIINEEGTEIYKI, from the coding sequence ATGAAATTTTCAAGTTTAGGAAGTGGAAGTAGCGGAAACTCCAGCTATATTGAAATGGGAAACAAGAAATTTCTTATAGATGCAGGATTTAGTGGAAAAAAAATTGTAGAAAAATTGAACAATATTGAAAAAAGGATTGAGGATGTAATGGGGATATTTGTGACACATGAGCATTCTGACCATATTCAAGGGCTTGGAGTTATATCAAGAAAATACGATATTCCAATTTATCTTCATGAAGTGACTTATAATGTAATTAAGGACAGAATTGGAAAAATTGAGAAAAAAAATTTAAATTTTATAAGAGATGAAAAAATTGTTATTGACAATTGCGTGATAAATAACTTTGAAGTAATGCACGATGCTGAAAAGTGCTTGGGATATACATTTGAATACGAAGGGAAAAAATTGTCCTATGCAAGTGATGTTGGCTGTGTAAACAATATTATTAAGGAAAATTTGAAAAATAGTGATGTAATTGTGCTTGAAAGTAATTATGACTATAATATGCTAATGACAGGGCCTTATCATTGGGAACTGAAAAATCGTGTGAAGGGAAGAAATGGACATTTGTCAAATGCAGAAGCATCAAAGCTGATTGGGCAGGTGCTTTGCGAGAAACTGAAAAAGGTTTATTTAATGCATATAAGCAAGGATAATAACACGCCAGAGCTGGCTTATAATTCGCTGTATCAAATTTTGGAGCGAGAAAATAAAAGCCATTTGGAAATTGAAATTATTAACGAAGAGGGAACAGAAATTTATAAAATATAG
- a CDS encoding uracil-DNA glycosylase → MWNDLKLEIDICTKCILEKTRINPIVGEGNKKAEILFVLDSISEEEDVKQKLLIDRNGKYFKKFLEYSKLDLKKCYFTTLTKCSSHGNLIEKDSIIKCNEFLVAQIALINPRYIVTVGERATKSLLEDVEKEDIKDLVGKVFDFYGEIKVVPIYDISYLFKATDKEKWKLIKILEKL, encoded by the coding sequence ATGTGGAATGACTTAAAGCTGGAAATCGACATTTGTACTAAATGTATATTAGAAAAAACGAGAATTAATCCAATTGTTGGTGAAGGGAATAAAAAGGCAGAAATTTTATTTGTACTGGATAGCATAAGTGAGGAAGAGGATGTAAAGCAGAAACTTTTGATTGACAGAAATGGAAAATATTTTAAAAAATTTTTGGAGTATTCAAAGCTCGATTTGAAGAAATGTTATTTTACAACTCTCACAAAATGCAGCTCACATGGTAATTTAATCGAGAAAGACAGTATTATAAAGTGTAATGAGTTTCTTGTAGCACAAATTGCCTTAATTAACCCAAGGTACATTGTAACAGTTGGAGAAAGGGCAACTAAATCACTTTTAGAAGATGTAGAAAAAGAGGATATAAAAGATTTAGTGGGTAAAGTGTTTGATTTTTATGGAGAAATTAAGGTTGTACCGATTTACGATATTTCCTATTTGTTTAAAGCGACAGATAAGGAAAAATGGAAATTAATAAAAATTTTGGAAAAATTATAA